Proteins encoded within one genomic window of Besnoitia besnoiti strain Bb-Ger1 chromosome II, whole genome shotgun sequence:
- a CDS encoding hypothetical protein (encoded by transcript BESB_033640), whose amino-acid sequence MAPAYRPPTQSPYTPVYASPFLPAPAPALPPGARPLPNFATTFPLPFAPPPAAFYFVQDARGAVGFGGPGAPSPAPPFAPPTPSHVCAAPGFAPAAAASPAQPRPAGGDAERRAERPPTPRASQVLGARARVRVRAREEDRRRDAARGGCGGRRSRHAPPRSPPRFAPSRHGGEAPCGGGLLPLRGPPARSEGRRESDERRGAREEAVGRGERGAGRWSPKRTARGPGGADRLHALRSFSAASLRRSPARRCRQRASPHPRDVSTGVWRGRERQPSVSAHPEGSLQASFSCCLLQPRPESLASSGEWVGAPRPPFPGEHPAVPRERFEVAPGLSASSTRLASPLAAAPSCPWSDRSPGAESLAQALSPTVAARDGAGGLGRTCAASLRSLSSLSSSVISEDAAAADGGEAPDEIGLRLLGASPLRSPVTSSASSRASSPRSSPSASVAEAPAYAFSTLAFSAPCLESSPSPEGPSAASSLVPPAEVIVLSDGEEGPAAAAEKDAPAPPSSQGGEADDKASPAEPRGGPAPRAAASLERRTRARDDDAGAHSSAERRISRRGGGRGCERESATSLSSLSPSVETDSRPPRRSLRALRSSSFSSRKAREDAVALPTAPAPSPSSPSPPLPRFPAAFLARALPAVSPLAEASPPPRVGSFGAPSLPRLESWQTFRALHVSRPVEAKRRQTFFRGRRPRDLKVAILGAGMSGISAARELRDAGVKSVVVYEARSRVGGRCCSASVAAEAPAQGPPAETRVEPGGWGGGGGGGDRPEAGLAVQAPPARPQTAGALKGELTVESEELDADNASGAGAAAAAAASAASAPARASWSPAGAAAASSAGAPAAAPVAAESVIPGIDLGASWIHGIDGNPVYAICLSHGLHPFGAARGGGLEELPPPRAAGTEAEAASLAPAGAEARADEEEEAEEVLFDEATGERVDVCVDAWAYATHQRHQKEADLSMRREEEPRGGRVLRGGAPDASHAEQRRLLRLSLGEVLNAKMRQAVRERRAAQTARQKRDDCAVEAGAPNKEERALQKEDESATQNEEEGVAQEGDSVESRLLLWHLNNLEYSAGADVEDLSMVCWDQDDLTAFQGHHVLIWEGYKAAVEVLTRDLDIRFRHVISKISYDDTGVVLAFENGDVSPRFDFCIITLPLGVLKASVRAYEESLEAQPSAGAEAQAGAGTGAAEEGHSTEAETDEYSRGAVERGRDGAMAAESAEATTADSRRGNTQAAPVASADPAPNSSARPESLSPSVASPTDSAERQFSDDPDEGLSSPPSAAISTAASPAAASPDAASRDAASASSAASPSSIRSEAGAGCEQEVEDGEALEGSRETVGKQNVGSWRPQCPEGSPPDSASSVSTSGSPPAASLSPPYAHSSVGSLSPLAAHPTAEAAPSGLPLGAETTGAEARGAAEPRKAAGDEGLYDALHDVPVNFKLPADILPFLLPAGARRKKRKNASCEEGRVGLMPERGSDGGEEGSRAISAADQTLMCDGKSLGKELKAEAIETRKSGAHGNALPGQSDGDAHECERVTCRGIKTEDAAESAEPRSVASASSSAASRRGSSSPSPCVPPRATSSRSVCGPNSPDSPAAPPCTAPSPSSFSPSSSPCSRASSASGCSSAVSYSTSAVAALSGAARWRCLSEARCASSRGLVAFEPPLPEWKREAVKLVGMGNMNKIALVFRTPFWIYEDEEDSESDAATPEGPPADAGGDAQAASLPQRACVEPAVEPAASVGGNRETATARADAGGEREGREAAEDEAGGAAEVDARPCAGRDSPEASQQTPIPSAPAAGARSNGIEKCEEEDDKKSLDDPTEACTLLLNAKEDRGEGSRAENQTQSNGEPEGVDHARGDSGGGPDSTASSLHAPLPAASTGVCPALTSASPPSPCHASSPSLFSIYSQSGSDASGVPPPLSPHSPTASPPQAETSTLFFSASSSALQAPACPALAADPPPALPVPSSSLAAEAAPRAAAAASAADCGASSAGAFSPTFSVSSSCLRPQTRLALRRSEHLKSGIGGGGRGAERGGGRSGRGRREERAESAREKSGKVEKNAQTLADGGGDRGSSAAKEKGRKMRGRGTAAGAAATFREGSCLDASRDGNVESGKKKRRAPIPRQRGWASKEKGRYAQLVYLHPKPIILVLVPGAFSFLSEKQPKEALVAEALRVLIKIHRGRIEAPVKAFVSRWGSDPFARGSYSYLPPGTTGRDFDLLSYPVHHRLLFAGEHTIRPYPSTVHGACLSGRREATRILDWVTGLAEKHALLKWFQNVEEGLWFSVDLNEMDAAAGYFEDCLEGPTAGERDQWFAAGVRCAFCGEPQTFQRPFIGCVSLPVPRGAPASGEGRTGGAELALRFAAHEDCCYHTPGVVSDNEGSRWFNVGRALLVAGARLCACCRQPGANIPCAAHDCDRAVHLPCAQRCLNWPRYSQVEPVYPLFCPAHQHLLPRRRAAKQRRVLPSCAGAAAALAATACDGEAEERPRQSVTAAGARASTPLAAAAAVVSPRGDPARKKEDRRAAEARRSEDERRQAEARRTRERVEIATSSSVSLAASLSLASGLRSLWTLPPRASQERGRKAQPPVPRETPPAGAQDDVLIIISDDDDDTSENVKWLMRAPHRKESSDRSLGFREFDCAAALSSSSLSSASLLSSLSASLASFASSRKRVRSLSPPVGAFGTKGATLPAASPPAARSAPARPFPLMPLEGRDPRSLSVLEARKNFTFELHRLFGRLQRAAGALREPSGVARKRPRSGCEETNDKEKTATGH is encoded by the exons ATGGCGCCTGCGTACCGGCCGCCGACCCAGAGTCCCTACACGCCCGTCTACGCCTCGCCGTTcctccccgcgcccgcgcccgccctccctccCGGCGCTCGACCACTTCCCAACTTCGCGACAACCTTCCCGCTGCcgttcgcgccgccccccgcggcctTCTACTTCGTGCaggacgcccgcggcgccgtcggcttcGGCGGCCCCGGGGCTCCcagcccggcgccgcccttcgcgccgcccacgccgtCCCACGTCTGTGCAGCTCCGGGCTTCGCccccgcagcggccgcttcgccggcgcagccgcgtcctgccgggggcgacgccgagaggcgagcggagaggccgccgacgccgcgcgcgtcgcaggtcctcggcgcgcgggcgcgggtgcgggtgcgggcgcgggaggaggatcgccggcgcgacgccgcgcgtggcggctgcggcggccgccgcagccgccacgcgccgcctcgcagtccgccgcgcttcgcgcccagccgccacggcggcgaggcgccctgcgggggcggcctgctgccgctgcgggggccgcccgcccgcagcgaggggcgccgcgagtCCGACGAGCGACGTGGCGCGCGTGAGGAGGCGGTTGGGcgtggcgagcgaggagcAGGCCGCTGGTCGCCGAAGCGGACTGCGAGAGGGCCCGGCGGTGCAGaccgtctgcatgcgctccgCTCGTTTTCCGCAGCGTCGTTGCGGCGTTCGCCTGCACGGCGTTGTCGGCAGCGAGCCTCGCCGCATCCGCGTGATGTTTCGACAGGCGTCTGGCGggggcgcgagaggcagccgTCTGTTTCGGCGCACCCGGAGGGGTCGCTGCAAGCGTCGTTCTCTTGCTgtcttcttcagccgcgcCCGGAGTCCTTGGCGTCGTCCGGCGAGTGGgtcggcgcgccgaggccgccatTCCCCGGCGAGCACCCGGCGGTGCCTCGCGAACGCTTCGAGGTGGCGCCGGGGCTTTCGGCGTCCTccacgcggctcgcctccccgctggcggccgcgccgtcctGTCCATGGAGCGACCGCAGCCCCGGCGCGGAGAGTCTAGCCcaggcgctgtcgccgactgtggccgcgcgcgacggcgcagggGGGCTGGGGCGTacctgcgccgcgtcgctgcggagcctctcgtcgctctcctcctcggtGATCTccgaggacgccgctgctgcggacggcggcgaggctccGGACGAGATTGGGCTCCGCCTGCTGGGCGCCTCTCCCCTGCGATCGCCCGTcacgtcttccgcctcgtcacgcgcgtcttcgccgcgctcttcgccgtccgcctccgtcgccgaggcgcctgcctATGCCTTTTCGACTCTCGCGTTCTCCGCTCCCTGCCTGGagtcctcgccgtcgcctgaaggcccttccgccgcgtcgtcgctcgtgCCGCCAGCCGAAGTGATTGTGTTGTCCGATGGCGAGGAGGgtcctgcggctgcggcggagaaggacgcgcccgccccgccctcgagccagggcggagaagcagacgacaAAGCCTCccccgcggagccgcggggCGGTCCAGCGCCACGTGCCGCTGCGAGTCtggagaggcgcacgcgcgcgcgcgacgacgacgcgggcgcgcactCGTCAGCCGAACGCCGGatcagccgccgcggcggcggcagaggatGCGAGAGAGAGTCGGCGACGTCGCTGTCCTCCCTGTCGCCCTCCGTGGAGACCGACTCTAGGCCGCCACGCAGgtcgctccgcgccctccgttcctcctccttctcctcccgAAAGGCCCGCGAGGACGCCGTAGCACTGCccaccgcgcccgcgccttccccatcgtcgccgtcgcctcctttGCCGCGCTTTCCTGCGGCGTTtctggcgcgggcgctgccggccgtctcgccgctcgctgaggcgtcgccgcccccgcgcgtGGGGTCGTTcggggcgccttcgctgccgcgcctggaGTCGTGGCAGACGTTTCGCGCGCTGCACGTCTCGAGGCcagtggaggcgaagcgccggcagacgttcttccgcggccggcgcccgcgcgacctGAAGGTGGCGATCCTCGGCGCAGGCATGTCAGGcatcagcgccgcgcgcgaactgcgcgacgcaggggTGAAGTCCGTCGTCGTCtacgaggcgcgcagccgcgtcggcggccgctgctgcagcgcctccgtggcggccgaggcgcccgcgcagggCCCCCCGGCGGAGACCCGAGTGGAACCCGGCggctggggcggcggcggcgggggcggcgaccgccccGAGGCGGGCCTGGCGGTGCAGGCTCCCCCCGCTCGACCACAGACTGCAGGCGCGCTGAAGGGCGAGCTGACCGTGGAAAGCGAAGAGCTAGACGCAGACAACGCAAGCggagccggcgcggccgctgccgccgcggcctcggcggcgtctgcgccggcgcgcgcgtcgtggtcgcccgcaggagcggcggctgcgagttCGGCgggcgctccagcggcggcgcccgtcgcggccgAGTCGGTCATCCCTGGTATTGATCTCGGCGCGTCCTGGATCCACGGAATCGACGGTAACCCGGTCTACGCGATCTGTCTGTCCCACGGGCTCCAtcccttcggcgccgcgcggggcggcggcctcgaggagctgccgccgccccgcgcggcggggacggaggcggaggctgcgtcgctcgcgccggcaggcgcggaggcccgcgcggacgaggaggaggaggcggaggaagtcCTCTTCGATGAGGCGaccggcgagcgcgtcgacGTCTGCGTCGACGCGTGGGCCTACGCAACCCACCAGCGCCACCAGAAGGAAGCAGATCTCTCGatgcggcgcgaggaagagccacgcggcggccgcgtgctTCGCGGGGGGGCGCCGGACGCTTCGCAcgccgagcagcgccgcctccttcgtctctctctcggcgaaGTCCTCAACGCCAAGATGCGGCAGGCcgtccgcgagcgcagagccGCTCAGACAGCCCGCCAGAAGCGCGACGACTGTGcggtggaggcgggcgcgcctaACAAAGAGGAAAGGGCCTTGCAGAAAGAGGACGAATCGGCCACTCAgaacgaagaggaaggcgtcgcgcaggagggcgacTCCGTCGAGAGCCGGCTGCTTCTCTGGCACTTGAACAACTTGGAGtactccgccggcgctgacGTCGAAGACCTCTCCATGGTCTGCTGGGACCAG GACGATCTCACGGCCTTTCAGGGGCATCACGTGCTAATCTGGGAAGGCTACAAGGCCGCGGTAGAGGTTCTGACGCGAGACTTGGACATTCGCTTCCGACATGTCATTTCGAAGATATCCTACGACGACACCGGCGTCGTGCTGGCCTTCGAGAACGGCGATGTCTCTCCCCGATTCGATTTTTGCATCATCACGCTGCCTCTAG GCGTCCTGAAGGCGTCGGTCCGCGCCTACGAGGAgagcctcgaggcgcagccctcggcgggcgcagaggcgcaggccggcgcggggactggcgccgctgaagaGGGACACTCTACCGAGGCGGAGACCGACGAATATAGCCGAGGCGCTGTGGAGCGCGGACGTGATGGAGCGATGGCTGCGGAGTCCGCCGAGGCGACAACGGCAG aCTCGAGGCGCGGCAACACACAGGCCGCGCCCGTGGCGTCAGCGGACCCGGCGCCCaactcctccgcgcgtccaGAGAGCCTCTCGCCGAGCGTCGCCTCCCCGACCGACTCTGCGGAGCGCCAGTTCTCCGACGACCCGGACGAaggcctctcctctcctccctcggcTGCAATCTCAACTGCTGCATCGCCCGCGGCTGCATCGCCCGatgctgcgtcgcgcgatgcagcgtctgcttcctctgctgcgtcgccctcttcgatCAGGtccgaggcgggcgcgggctgcgAGCAGGAAGTGGAAGACGGTGAGGCGCTCGAGGGGAGCCGCGAGACTGTGGGGAAGCAGAATGTGGGGTCCTGGCGGCCTCAGTGTCCGGAGGGGTCTCCACCCGACTCGGCGTCGTCCGTCTCGACTTCTggctcgcctcccgcggcttcgctttcgcctccttACGCGCACTCCTCGGTtggctcgctctcgccgctggcggctcaCCCGAcggccgaggccgcgccctcAGGGCTGCCTTTGGGTGCGGAGACgacgggcgcagaggcgaggggcgccgccgagccgcggaaggccgcaggcgacgaagggcTCTACGACGCGCTGCACGACGTGCCAGTGAACTTCAAGCTGCCCGCCGATATTCTGCCGTTCCTCctgcccgcgggcgcgcgcaggaaaaagaggaagaatgcgagctgcgaggaaggccgcgtcGGACTGATGCCTGAGCGCGGCAGCGatggcggagaagaaggaagcagagcgaTCTCGGCGGCCGACCAGACGCTCATGTGCGACGGAAAGAGCCTCGGCAAAGAGTTGAAGGCGGAGGCAATCGAGACACGGAAGAGCGGTGCCCATGGCAACGCGTTGCCTGGtcagagcgacggcgacgcacacgAGTGTGAAAGGGTCACGTGCAGAGGAATCAAAACGGAGGACGCTGCAGAATCGGCGGAGCCACGGAGCGTGGCGagtgcgtcttcgtctgctgcatCGCGTCGTggttcctcctcgccttcgccttgcgTGCCTCCCCGCGCCACCTCGTCGCGCTCCGTCTGTGGGCCCAACTCGCCCGACTCGCCCGCCGCACCCCCCTGCACCGCGCCATCACCTTCATCtttttctccgtcgtcttcgccttgctcccgtgcttcgtctgcttctggCTGTTCGTCTGCTGTTTCGTATTCTACTtctgcggtcgcggctctgtcgggagcggcgcggtggcgctgcctgtcggaggcgcgctgcgcgagttCGCGGGGTCTTGTGGCTTtcgagccgccgctgcctgagTGGAAGCGGGAGGCCGTGAAGCTGGTAGGCATGGGCAACATGAACAAAATCGCTCTCGTCTTTCGCACGCCCTTCTGGATTtacgaagacgaagaggactcCGAATCcgacgcagcgacgccagaaggcccgccggcggacgcgggcggcgacgcgcaggcggcgagcctcccgcagcgcgcctgcgtAGAGCCAGCGGTCGAGCCCGCAGCGAGCGTGGGGGGGAACAGAGAGACGGCCACAGCGAGAgccgacgcgggcggagagcgtgagggacgcgaggccgcagaggacgaggcaggcggggcggcggaggtcgACGCCAGAccctgcgccggcagagacTCGCCAGAGGCCAGCCAGCAGACGCCAATCCCaagcgcgcctgcagcgggagCACGGAGCAATGGAATCGAGAAgtgcgaggaagaggacgacaAAAAGTCCCTAGACGATCCCACAGAGGCGTGCACACTTCTTCTGAATGCGAAGGAAGATCGTGGggaaggcagccgcgccgaaAACCAGACACAATCAAACGGCGAGCCGGAAGGCGTCGACCATGCCCGGGGCGACTCGGGTGGAGGGCCGGACTCCactgcctcgtctctccaCGCGCCCCTGCCTGCAGCTTCGACGGGTGTCTGTCCTGCGTTgacctcggcgtcgccgccttcgccctgtcacgcttcttcgccttcgctgttTTCGATTTACTCTCAGTCAGGCTCGGATGCGTCGggcgtgcctccgccgctgtcgccgcactcgcccacggcctcgccgccgcaggcagagacctccactctctttttctcggcttcctcgtctgccttgcaggcgccggcgtgccCAGCCCTCGCCGCAGATCCTCCCCCCGCCCTGCCGGTgccctcttcctcgctcgctgcagaggccgcccctcgcgccgccgcagctgcctctgcggcggactGTGGagcctcgtctgcaggcgcctttTCGCCGACCTTTTCGGTTTCCTCTTCGTGCCTgaggccgcagacacgcCTCGCCCTGAGGCGGTCGGAGCACCTCAAGAGCGGCATCGGcggtggcgggcgcggcgccgagcgcggcggcggccgcagcggccggggccgccgcgaggagcgcgcagagagcgcgcgggAGAAGTCGGGAAAAGTCGAAAAAAATGCGCAGACACTcgccgacggaggcggcgaccgcggcagcAGTGCGGCGAAGGAAAAGGGGAGAAAGatgcgcgggcgaggcacagcggcgggcgccgcagcgacctTTAGAGAGGGTTCATGTCTGGACGCAAGTCGCGACGGAAATGTGGAAAgcgggaagaagaaaaggagagcACCCATCCCCAGACAGAGAGGATGGGCCTCGAAGGAAAAAGGGCGCTACGCGCAACTCGTCTACCTCCACCCGAAGCCGATCATCCTCGTGCTG GTTCCTGGCGCCTTTTCGTTTCTGTCGGAGAAGCagccgaaggaggcgctagttgccgaggcgctgcgcgtgttGATAAAAATTCATCGCGGCCGTATCGAGGCGCCAGTCAaggccttcgtctcgcggTGGGGGAGCGACCCCTTCGCCAGAGGCAGCTACTCCTACCTGCCGCCGGGCACGACGG GACGCGATTTTGACCTTCTCTCGTACCCTGTGCATCACCGGCTTCTCTTTGCCGGCGAGCACACCATCCGACCCTATCCGAGCACCGTCCACG gcgcgtgtCTGAgtgggcggcgcgaagcCACGCGCATCTTGGACTGGGTGACCGGCTTGGCGGAGAAGCACGCACTCCTCAAG TGGTTTCAAAACGTCGAAGAAGGCCTATGGTTCTCGGTCGACCTGAACGAGatggacgccgccgccggctaCTTCGAGGACTGCCTCGAGGGCCCCACTGCCGG cgagagagaccaGTGGTTCGCTGCCGGGGTGCGCTGCGCGTTTTGCGGGGAGCCACAGACTTTCCAGCGGCCGTTCATCGGCTGCGTGTCGCTGCCagtgcctcgcggcgcgccggcgtctgggGAGGGGCGAACTGGGGGGGCGGAGCTCGCGttgcgcttcgccgcgcacgaAGACTGCTGTTACCACACGCCAGGCGTCGTGAGCGACAACGAAGGCAGCCGCTGGTTCAACGTGgggcgcgccctcctcgtcgccggcgcgcggctctgcgcctgctgccgccaACCGGGCGCCAACatcccctgcgccgcgcacgaCTGCGACCGCGCCGTCCACCTGCCCTGTGCCCAGCGATGCCTCAACTGGCCTCGGTACAGCCA AGTCGAGCCGGTCTACCCGCTCTTCTGCCCAGCGCACCAGCATCTGCttccgcgacggcgggcggcgaagcagaggcgcgtcTTGCCCTCCTGTGctggagcggctgcggctctcgcagcgaccgcctgtgacggcgaggcggaggagcgacCCAGGCAGAGCGTCACAGCCGCGGGTGCGCGCGCGTCAACCCCCctggccgcggctgcggcggtcgTGTCGCCCCGCGGGGAcccggcgcggaagaaggaggatcgccgcgcggcggaggcgcggcgcagcgaggacgaaCGTCGgcaggctgaggcgcgcaggacCCGGGAGCGCGTCGAGATCGCGACGAGCTCGTCCgtgtcgctggcggcgtcgctctcgctggccTCGGGGCTCCGCTCCCTCTggacgctgccgccgcgtgccaGCCAAGAGCgcgggcggaaggcgcagccCCCGGTGCCCCGGGAGACGCCCCCCGCGGGAGCGCAGGACGACGTGCTCATCATCATctccgacgacgacgacgacacATCGGAGAACGTCAAGTGGCTCATGCGCGCACCTCACCGAAAGGAGTCCAGTGACCGCTCGCTTGGCTTCCGCGAGTTcgactgcgcggccgcgctgtcgtcctcttcgctctcctcggcctcgctgctgtcctctctctctgcctcgctggcctcgttcgcgtcttcgaggaagcgcgtgcgctcgctgtcgccgccggtcggcgccttcggcacCAAAGGGGCGACGCTGCCTGCCGCGAGtccccccgcggcgcggtcCGCCCCTGCGCGGCCCTTCCCGCTGATGCCTCTCGAGGGGCGGGACCCGCGGAGCCTGTCGGTCttggaggcgcggaagaacTTCACCTTCGAGCTGCACAGACTCTtcgggcgcctgcagcgcgcggctggcgccctACGCGAGCCGAGCGGGGTCGCGCGGAAGCGCccgcgaagcggctgcgaggAGACAAACGACAAAGAAAAGACGGCGACTGGGCACTAG